From a single Cyclobacterium marinum DSM 745 genomic region:
- a CDS encoding lanthionine synthetase LanC family protein, producing the protein MNKVTQLFHTRDELLLGHYTSLENPGLFKGKFGLCLYFFEAFQQCEELKYQHAAEHLLQEGYNFIHQNPMPTSFDNGLAGIAWGINQLIKRGYLEGNADELLMEIDTILFKVISEKTNELEFGLKRGILGYLIYILDRVSVQPKNAPEKVNSEIFTSLAVLLINRIHLMAEENRGNFTEPKEFNLFWDLPNYLYVLGEINRLNIMPNKTRQMIRNISPLLLSLIPQNLGNCLSLLYGMSKVAHEDWSAHTRLLQEKLNSASITSFRLANKSLYVENGLSGLILLDKQVGLEIDDWKGLFNDEKNVQLAMQHLEKSEYWRATEKNPENEMGFIYGITGIHYALLFLKQIKDPQHE; encoded by the coding sequence ATGAATAAGGTTACACAACTTTTCCATACACGAGATGAGCTATTGTTGGGACATTACACCAGCCTCGAAAATCCTGGACTCTTTAAAGGCAAGTTTGGCCTTTGCCTTTACTTCTTCGAAGCCTTTCAACAGTGCGAAGAACTAAAATACCAGCATGCAGCGGAACATTTACTACAAGAGGGGTACAATTTTATTCACCAAAACCCGATGCCGACCTCATTTGACAATGGACTGGCCGGAATTGCCTGGGGAATTAACCAATTAATCAAAAGAGGTTATTTGGAGGGTAATGCCGATGAATTGCTAATGGAAATAGACACAATCCTTTTCAAGGTTATTTCTGAAAAAACGAACGAGCTTGAATTTGGCTTAAAGCGTGGAATATTAGGCTACCTGATCTATATCCTCGACCGTGTTTCAGTCCAGCCTAAAAATGCGCCAGAGAAGGTAAACAGTGAAATATTCACTTCTCTTGCAGTTTTACTGATCAACCGCATCCACCTAATGGCCGAAGAAAACAGGGGCAATTTTACTGAGCCAAAAGAATTTAACCTATTCTGGGACCTACCCAATTACCTGTATGTGTTGGGTGAAATCAACCGCCTGAACATAATGCCCAACAAAACCCGACAAATGATTCGAAACATTTCTCCTCTGCTGCTTTCCTTGATTCCCCAAAATTTAGGAAACTGTCTCAGTTTGCTTTACGGAATGAGCAAGGTGGCACATGAGGATTGGTCAGCACACACCCGACTTCTGCAAGAAAAATTAAATAGTGCTTCAATCACTTCTTTTAGGCTTGCAAATAAAAGCCTGTATGTAGAAAACGGTCTTTCCGGTTTGATTTTATTAGACAAGCAAGTAGGGTTGGAAATAGATGATTGGAAGGGCTTGTTTAATGATGAAAAAAACGTACAACTAGCGATGCAACATCTGGAGAAATCCGAGTATTGGAGAGCCACCGAAAAAAATCCAGAAAACGAAATGGGGTTTATTTACGGAATTACAGGAATTCATTACGCTCTCCTTTTTTTGAAACAAATTAAAGATCCTCAACATGAATAA
- a CDS encoding DUF3405 domain-containing protein, with the protein MGKNTSLKQSFLILTNKTSLPLIQNYHKLFTATQNMGDTVVLYHLLGDNSNPNLEDVNTHIFDDEVLSSLNYFPLGFTLVPGSNHFPLLKFYLSHPHYDYYWCIEDDVEFSGDWKSFFEDFSSIDTDFISSHIRRYKEEPEWPWWPTLAHPYTVIPQEQRIRSFNPIYRISRQALELLHKALLSKWCGHHEVLIPTLLYESGFSIQDFGG; encoded by the coding sequence ATGGGCAAAAATACTTCGCTAAAACAATCTTTTTTAATCCTCACCAATAAAACCTCACTCCCTTTAATTCAAAATTACCATAAGCTGTTTACAGCTACCCAAAATATGGGAGATACAGTGGTGTTGTACCATTTGCTAGGGGATAATTCTAATCCAAACTTAGAAGACGTGAATACGCACATCTTTGACGATGAAGTCTTAAGCTCCTTGAATTATTTCCCACTTGGCTTTACCCTGGTACCGGGTAGCAATCATTTCCCCTTGCTAAAATTCTACCTTTCTCATCCACATTACGATTACTATTGGTGCATTGAAGACGACGTGGAATTCTCGGGGGATTGGAAATCCTTTTTTGAAGATTTTTCCTCTATTGACACTGATTTTATCAGTAGTCATATCCGCCGCTATAAAGAAGAACCGGAATGGCCTTGGTGGCCTACCCTGGCCCATCCCTACACCGTTATCCCACAAGAGCAACGGATCCGGTCCTTTAACCCCATCTACCGAATTTCACGTCAAGCTTTAGAATTACTTCACAAAGCACTCTTAAGCAAGTGGTGTGGGCATCATGAAGTACTCATTCCTACCCTGCTTTATGAAAGTGGATTTTCCATCCAAGACTTTGGTGGGTAA
- a CDS encoding BF3164 family lipoprotein, translated as MLIIILLSLSNCSEDKLKSDNVKSFTEKTIPRTVNLAGKKYFFEEIKVPLKIFIKNNKLIIGESRRVPEDFPPIHVLDAKKMKYLRPFGKIGFGPGEVSDVSGIDLGANDNTFWVYSAMSKHFSEFDLDDTTSLSKNQIKQEGDFYMAMAMAWSSDSTVMCRMVNDPHQFVEFSIDGRRLANYGKWEDHLVREDLTNYMMSDLHMGWFKGNQINNVYASAGVYRDRIEILNKEKGKIFITDGPFNYIPKFTIANSSGSSNKLIVGIAEPLAYLDIAISKNYIFGLYSDKTEKQLRESNEIANDIYAFDLEGKIKCNFILDISIRGLAVDEESQKLYGITTDEDPGIAVFDLPDLK; from the coding sequence ATGTTAATCATTATACTATTGTCTTTATCGAATTGTTCAGAAGACAAATTGAAATCTGATAATGTAAAAAGCTTTACTGAAAAAACGATACCTAGAACAGTAAACCTGGCTGGCAAAAAATACTTTTTTGAGGAAATAAAAGTGCCGCTTAAAATTTTCATTAAAAACAATAAGTTGATCATTGGCGAAAGCAGAAGGGTACCTGAAGATTTTCCTCCAATTCATGTCCTCGATGCAAAAAAAATGAAATATTTGCGGCCATTCGGTAAAATAGGGTTTGGACCCGGTGAAGTTTCTGACGTCTCAGGAATTGATTTAGGTGCCAATGATAATACTTTCTGGGTTTATAGCGCAATGTCAAAGCATTTTTCAGAATTCGACCTTGATGATACCACATCATTGTCAAAAAATCAAATCAAACAAGAAGGAGACTTCTATATGGCCATGGCCATGGCTTGGTCCTCCGATAGTACAGTTATGTGCCGCATGGTAAATGATCCCCATCAATTTGTAGAATTTTCGATTGATGGAAGGCGCTTAGCGAATTATGGGAAATGGGAAGATCATTTAGTCAGAGAAGACCTAACCAATTATATGATGTCGGATTTACATATGGGATGGTTTAAAGGAAACCAGATAAATAATGTTTATGCATCTGCTGGTGTTTATAGAGATAGAATTGAAATTTTAAACAAAGAGAAAGGAAAAATTTTCATTACAGATGGCCCCTTCAATTACATTCCCAAATTTACAATTGCTAATTCCAGTGGCTCATCTAATAAATTAATCGTGGGTATAGCCGAACCCTTGGCCTATTTGGACATTGCTATATCCAAAAACTATATTTTTGGTTTATATTCTGATAAAACCGAAAAACAATTGAGGGAAAGTAATGAAATCGCCAATGATATCTATGCATTTGACCTGGAAGGTAAAATTAAATGTAATTTTATATTGGATATTTCTATCAGAGGATTGGCGGTAGACGAGGAATCCCAAAAATTATATGGCATCACCACAGATGAAGATCCAGGAATTGCTGTTTTTGACTTACCTGACCTAAAATAA
- a CDS encoding 6-bladed beta-propeller, protein MAIPIPEENIERFSEVFNKVNYITVQLPLESSIGQADKVIITEDNIFIGDFYQNPKVIILDKEGNFLSSINAFGEGPGEYTQINDFVIHHEDPKVLILSTKKILAFDFNGNFVEDLDRPISGGYKFLATKKDELIFYVPPNISSADPKHGDNILFSYENQKVHPFFTSKFMEEKIPFFADRNILVYLDNKTFFTKHFSDTIYVFEGKELKEKMYLDFENSRKLKLNIFQEHDSNILNNLEYMQDYVYHMPNLHLSGKYLVTCFREKNYRSTLLYNRTKKTSKSISNATNDLDGLLPYLNVKYLSNNTLISVHYPDEFITIEQMENSDHPLLESLQQETVSFVFAIYQIKD, encoded by the coding sequence ATGGCAATTCCCATACCTGAAGAAAATATCGAAAGATTTTCAGAAGTTTTTAATAAAGTAAATTATATAACTGTCCAATTACCACTTGAATCATCCATTGGCCAGGCCGATAAAGTAATTATAACTGAAGATAATATATTCATTGGAGACTTTTACCAAAATCCCAAAGTAATTATCCTTGACAAGGAGGGTAATTTCCTAAGCAGTATCAACGCATTTGGGGAAGGACCGGGGGAGTACACTCAAATTAACGACTTTGTCATACATCATGAAGACCCGAAAGTACTTATTTTATCTACCAAAAAAATATTGGCATTCGATTTCAATGGAAATTTCGTTGAAGATTTAGACAGACCAATAAGTGGTGGATATAAATTCTTAGCTACCAAAAAGGACGAGTTGATATTTTACGTTCCTCCAAACATTTCGTCGGCTGACCCTAAGCATGGCGATAATATATTATTTTCATATGAAAACCAGAAAGTCCATCCTTTTTTTACCTCTAAATTTATGGAAGAAAAAATTCCGTTTTTTGCCGACAGGAATATCTTGGTCTACTTAGACAACAAAACTTTCTTTACAAAGCATTTTTCCGATACAATCTACGTATTTGAAGGTAAGGAATTGAAAGAAAAGATGTATTTGGATTTTGAGAATTCTAGAAAGTTAAAGTTAAATATATTTCAGGAACATGACTCAAATATTCTAAATAACTTGGAGTACATGCAAGACTATGTATACCACATGCCCAATTTACACCTATCCGGAAAATATTTGGTCACTTGTTTTAGGGAGAAAAATTACAGAAGTACGCTACTCTATAATAGAACAAAAAAAACATCTAAATCCATCTCCAATGCTACCAATGATTTAGATGGGTTATTACCTTATTTAAATGTTAAATATTTATCCAATAATACACTCATTAGCGTCCATTATCCCGATGAATTTATTACAATTGAACAGATGGAAAATTCAGACCATCCCCTGCTTGAGTCACTACAACAAGAAACAGTTTCTTTTGTTTTTGCCATATATCAAATAAAGGATTAA
- a CDS encoding Kelch repeat-containing protein translates to MNKRNFLLPLLFFSLLVNDLKAQNLLPNWEQVSEKADWQARDSQGELVYKDKLWILGGWFDSHHAPPRDVWSSANGKDWNKVASNAPWIHSDLPMTFVFKDKMWITGGWYNGRLEGHSASNSIWSSTNGADWKLEKKAASWTARIASTIVEFKGKLWLMGGVENYYFGDEKSLKNDVWVSENGKDWELATADAGWSPRAYHQSAVLNGKMYVFGGGNYTPEYHANNDVWVTEDGINWEQVTEAAPWHKRIWFSSVVYRDCIWVMGGWSNNPYKNWGDVWYSRDGINWTEYKQEISWPGRHEHSAFVFQDKIFVAGGMLPPLVNDVWSLDLPEDW, encoded by the coding sequence ATGAACAAAAGAAATTTCCTCCTCCCTTTACTTTTTTTTAGTCTTTTGGTAAATGACCTGAAGGCCCAAAACCTTTTGCCCAATTGGGAACAGGTGAGCGAAAAGGCGGACTGGCAGGCCAGGGATTCACAAGGAGAACTGGTTTACAAAGACAAACTCTGGATTTTAGGTGGCTGGTTTGACTCCCATCACGCGCCACCAAGAGATGTGTGGTCCTCTGCCAATGGAAAGGACTGGAACAAAGTAGCATCCAATGCGCCATGGATCCACAGTGACCTGCCCATGACTTTTGTTTTTAAGGACAAAATGTGGATTACAGGTGGTTGGTACAATGGCCGACTGGAAGGACATTCTGCCAGCAATAGCATCTGGTCCTCCACAAATGGAGCAGACTGGAAATTGGAAAAGAAGGCAGCTTCCTGGACAGCTAGAATTGCATCAACCATAGTGGAATTCAAAGGCAAGCTATGGTTAATGGGTGGTGTAGAGAATTACTATTTTGGGGATGAAAAAAGCCTTAAAAACGATGTTTGGGTTTCCGAAAATGGTAAGGATTGGGAATTGGCCACTGCCGATGCCGGCTGGTCTCCAAGAGCTTACCATCAGTCCGCTGTGCTCAATGGCAAGATGTATGTTTTCGGCGGAGGCAATTACACCCCTGAATACCATGCAAATAACGATGTTTGGGTCACAGAAGACGGCATCAATTGGGAACAGGTAACCGAAGCTGCCCCCTGGCATAAGCGGATATGGTTTTCATCTGTCGTGTACAGGGACTGTATCTGGGTAATGGGAGGATGGTCCAACAACCCTTACAAAAACTGGGGAGATGTCTGGTACAGCAGGGATGGCATAAACTGGACTGAATACAAACAGGAAATTAGCTGGCCCGGCCGACACGAACATTCGGCATTTGTATTTCAGGATAAAATATTTGTTGCCGGAGGCATGCTCCCTCCCCTAGTCAATGACGTTTGGTCACTAGACTTGCCTGAGGACTGGTAA
- a CDS encoding ThuA domain-containing protein: MKNHKYLLVAFLICCALGLPVTIFATTLGANKPKESKHVVFLISEDPLNYEAHLTVPPFAEMLDEKYEDLKITVLKGEGTHGAYRFPNLEVLEEADLLVVFCRRLALPFDQMTSLKNYLRSGKPMVGLRTANHGFSVRDEVEPGFEGWWGFVPDILGCENNGYFPEKLGTIVTAFPNTEGHPILADIDLKNWKSKGQVYKVKPIIDPNAVILLNGKPRGKSDIEPIAWTRTTAYGGKVFYTSLGYPTDFKQAPFIQLLINSIHWALEKE; this comes from the coding sequence ATGAAAAATCACAAATACCTTTTGGTCGCGTTTTTAATTTGTTGTGCTCTAGGCTTACCTGTAACTATCTTTGCAACAACCTTAGGCGCCAATAAACCTAAGGAATCAAAACATGTGGTGTTTCTAATCAGTGAGGATCCTTTAAACTATGAAGCCCACCTTACCGTCCCTCCTTTTGCGGAGATGTTAGATGAAAAATATGAAGACTTAAAAATAACCGTGCTGAAAGGTGAGGGTACACATGGTGCCTACCGCTTTCCTAATCTTGAGGTACTAGAAGAGGCGGACCTATTGGTTGTCTTTTGCAGAAGACTGGCCCTGCCTTTTGACCAAATGACAAGCCTCAAAAATTATCTGAGGTCAGGCAAACCAATGGTGGGTTTGCGAACAGCCAATCACGGGTTTTCGGTTAGAGATGAAGTGGAGCCCGGTTTCGAGGGTTGGTGGGGTTTTGTACCGGACATATTGGGTTGTGAAAACAATGGTTATTTCCCTGAGAAATTAGGGACAATTGTGACTGCTTTCCCCAATACAGAAGGCCATCCAATTCTAGCCGACATAGACTTAAAAAACTGGAAGAGCAAGGGTCAGGTATATAAAGTAAAGCCAATCATTGACCCAAATGCGGTAATTTTACTCAATGGTAAGCCAAGAGGAAAATCCGACATCGAACCCATTGCATGGACAAGAACCACAGCTTATGGTGGAAAGGTTTTTTACACCTCATTGGGCTATCCTACGGATTTCAAACAAGCGCCCTTTATTCAATTGTTGATCAATAGTATTCATTGGGCTTTGGAAAAAGAGTAA